The following coding sequences lie in one Aricia agestis chromosome 18, ilAriAges1.1, whole genome shotgun sequence genomic window:
- the LOC121735768 gene encoding uncharacterized protein LOC121735768, with protein sequence MGNLPTERISPTYPFSKCGVDYAGPIFMLNHKGRGARKVKCYICLFVCFVTRAIHLELVTDLTSDAYLLALKRFISRRGKPYEIFSDNGRNFVGLMNDFAKFLSKCSSDIKDYVSNEQIKFRFIVPYAAHFGGLWEAGVRSCKHHLRRVVGNANLTYEELSTVLAQIEAVLNSRPLSPMSTDPNDFLPLSPAHFLIGRTLTSPACENLMEANTLRLTRYQRVEQMRQHFWSRWMKEYISELQSRTKWKANDDHLLPNTLVVIKDDNLPPLKWHLGRIVSLIPGKDNITRVADIRTASGIIRRACTKICPLFTPDENN encoded by the coding sequence ATGGGAAATTTACCCACTGAGCGCATAAGTCCTACATATCCATTTTCCAAATGTGGAGTGGATTACGCCGGGCCAATTTTCATGTTAAACCATAAAGGCAGAGGAGCTCGTAAGGTTAAATGCTATATTTGTCTATTTGTATGTTTTGTTACGCGGGCCATACACCTGGAGCTTGTAACCGATCTTACATCGGATGCCTATTTATTAGctttaaaacgttttatttctcGCCGTGGAAAACCATACGAGATATTTTCTGATAACGGGCGTAACTTTGTAGGTCTTATGAACGATTTCGCCAAGTTTTTGTCTAAATGTAGTTCTGATATTAAAGATTATGTTTCTAACGAACAAATTAAATTTCGCTTTATCGTACCTTATGCTGCTCATTTTGGGGGTCTTTGGGAGGCTGGAGTTCGCTCATGCAAGCACCACCTTCGTCGAGTAGTCGGAAATGCGAATCTCACTTATGAGGAATTGAGTACAGTCCTGGCACAGATCGAAGCTGTTCTTAACTCTCGCCCTCTTTCGCCAATGTCAACTGATCCTAATGATTTTTTACCTCTGAGTCCAGCTCATTTTCTTATCGGACGCACCCTAACTTCACCAGCGTGTGAAAACTTGATGGAAGCTAATACTCTACGGCTTACTCGCTATCAAAGAGTGGAGCAGATGAGGCAGCATTTTTGGTCAAGATGGATGAAAGAGTACATCTCGGAGCTTCAATCCCGGACAAAGTGGAAGGCAAACGATGACCATCTTCTACCTAACACATTAGTTGTCATTAAAGACGACAACCTTCCCCCGCTAAAGTGGCACTTGGGCCGAATCGTTAGTCTGATTCCAGGGAAGGACAACATCACTAGAGTTGCTGATATTCGTACGGCATCTGGGATTATCAGGCGAGCATGTACAAAAATTTGCCCTCTGTTTACACCAGACGAGAATAATTGA